In Malus sylvestris chromosome 2, drMalSylv7.2, whole genome shotgun sequence, the genomic stretch TATGAGCAGGGAGTTGAGACTCTGATCATGGTGATGTCCGATGGAACCCATGTATCGCGGACAAATTATGCTTACTTCATTGACTGTGCCTTTGGTTTCATTGCTCTAAAAAACAGCCCATCAGAGAAGAACTTGAAGATACTTGACCTATTAGCGGATTCTGTAAATTTGTTGATCCAATGGTACAGGAATCATTACTCAGATCCCGGGAACAATTACAGCATCGCGAGCAACACTAGTACCTCCTCCTTAGAAGACTCGAAAGGTTTCGGCTCTAACAACTTTACCATGAATTTGTTTGTCAAGCTAGGGGAGGCATTCCGAAAGACCAGCCTAGCTCGGCGAGAAGAAATAAGAAACCATGCAGTCTTGTCTCTTCAAAAAAGTTTCCAACTTGCTGAGGAACTAGAATTCACACCAACCAACTGTATCAACTGTTTCAACCTCCTTATCTTCGCGATGGTGGATGATCTGCACGAAAAGATGCTGGAGTACTCGCGAAGAGAGAACGCAGAGAAGGAGATGAGAGGCATGGAAGGGACCTTGAAGATTGCATTGGAGCTCCTGACAGATGTGTACTTGCAGTTTCTGATACCAATTTCGCAATGCAGCGGCTTTCGGACATTTTGGTTAGGAGTGTTGAGAAGGATGGACACATGTATGAAGGCGGATTTGGGATCGTATGGTGAATCAAAACTGCCGGAAGTTGTGCCGGAGTTGCTGAGAAAGTTGATCACGGAGATGAAAGAGAAGGAGATTTTAGTGCAGAAGGAGGGTGATGATCTTTGGGAGATAACACATATTCAGATACAGTGGATAGCTCCTTCAATCAAGGAGGATCTATTTCCAGAAGAAAGTttgtaaaaaattgaagaaaatactACCATAAACTTCTTAAAATTGAAGATTAATATTCCGGCGATGCTTTAGTCGTCGGATCTCCGGTCTAGCCCGGTTTTGGACCTGTGAGTATTTCTTATTTTAGCTTACAACATTTTTCacagaaaattttaattataatcaaatttcgCGACATAttaccaaaacaaaaataatttcataaaacTAAAAGATAACAGTAGATGATATGACAGTAACAGATTAGAGACGAATGTCTCGCAAGTTAATCAAAAGCCCCTGTGCTATCAAATTACATAATAAAGTTTTTATGAGATGTTAGCGCATTCTTTACTTGAGCCGGGAGGATAAGTTCATCTCCGAAACAGTTGAGAACAGTTGTTGATGTCCCCGTCCTTCTCGATCATCACAAGTCCTGCGGCAAGAAATTAGGACAAATTTAGAAATTTCATTAACAAGAAGATGTTTTTTTGAATCCGGTCAATATAACATTCGACCTTGAAGAGTTATGTTAACAACATCTTGTTCCAAATCACACACAAAGAAATGATACAAATGTATTCTGGATCATTCTGCTACAACGGACAATGAAGTAGCGCATTAGGCAAGTAGTATTTGCTGAAGAAAACGAATAGCCATGAGTACAACAACAGGCCTAAGGAGATTTTCTAGCTAAGCTAGACAGCCAACAGAATGATAGACGGTCTAAAGCCTCGGTTCTaacaatgttgatcaatgtCGAGGCTTTGGCAAACAAATGGAACTTACTTTGACAATGTTGTCAAATGCTCTCAAACACGAGGCTAGCAAGTTCTAATGTTTGACAGTCTGAAGCCTCATCTCTAACAATGTGCGATATGACTGCAACAAAATTGTATCTTTTACTCAATCAACAGAGAAAATGCCATGAAACAACATATATTCACATAACTCAACAGCGGAATAAAACCAATTCGTTAATTCTTTGGAGCGAGCAACACAatgttacaacaacaacaaagccttttcccactaggtAGGGTCGGCTAGCAACACAATGTTAGATACACAAAATTATACAGTCAGAGCAAACTTAGCATATCATAATACAATAATCTCACAAAAATTATATCTAAAGAAATAACAAAATGTCAAATGTTATGCAATTGTAGCAAGCAATTCAATATGCCAACTAAGTTGAAGCAAAAGGGAGATACCACACACACCCTCACCTGCATCATTCACTGAGATCGTCAACAGAAACATCTgtctcatcatcatcatcatcagccTCCTGAATTTTCGCAATTTCCACCTGCGCCCTCTCAAGAATCTGCTTCTTCTGCAACTCCAATTCCTTGTTGAAATTTTTCCTCATCTTCTCCAATTCCCTCATCTGCTGCCTCTTACTACTCTCAATCTTCTCATAAATCTCCCCAAACTTGTGAATTGAATCCGCCAACACTCTATACGAAGACCCTTCATCCCCGTCCCCTCCACGCATCCCAGCCATTCTTGGTGGAAACACATcgaaatcatcattcccattctcatcaccatcatcatctGTCTCTGACTCACCAGGACTATCCCTCATCTCATCGAACCCATTCGACCGCTCCAAATAAACCCTTGTGTTCATAAACACATACTCCCCAGAATCAACCCCACAAGCAAGCCCAGTTTCCTGCCTCGACGACGCTGCCATTAACATTTCCATCTTCTTAAAGTAAGCCCATTTGCTAGAGTTCAACCCCATTTCTTccattttctccttctccttcttatACTTCCTCTTAAGCATATCCAACATCGACTTGCATTGCGTCTCGGTCCTCTCAATCTTCGATGCCTCTGAGACTTTGTATGCTACCTCATTCCAATCATCAGACCTCAAACTCTTCCTCCCCAGCTGAAGAAACCTATCACCCCAAACCTCCAACAGCATAAAAACCGCGTGCTCCGTCCACTCCTCTTCAGCACGAAAACCCGGTTCCCGGTTCGGCAATCTCACCCGAGGGGCAAACTCGTACCTTGATTCCAAATTCTTCACCTTCCTCTTCTTTGGGTGCCTTTCAAAATCTTCCTCCGCGTCAAAATTCCGATTAAACCCATGTCTGTGCTCGTCTTCCTCGTCATTGTATTGGTCTTCCCGGCCATTTCCTTCGTCAAAATCGTCCAATTCGTCGTCGTCATCCTCCGCGTATCGGTTGGGAACCGGACGAGAATATTGGGTGTTTCGGGTGTGGATTTTCCGGCGACCAGAAGAGTTATGGTGGCTTGCAGAGTAGGATTTCGGATGGTACCTTGGGTCGTCTTCCATGTCGTCCATTGGAGCACAAGATCGGTAGCTTCACAGCAGCTCGAACCCTAATACCTAATGACGCCAAACAAATTGCGGATTTTTGTGTGGGGAAATTGGAAAGTTATATAATTTTTGTAGATTGTTTGTTTCCGAAGAATTCAAATTTAGAAGTGAGAGAGATTAGAGGGAAGGGGGATGAGCTCCGAGGGCTGAacgaaaaaccctaatttggcTGATGGCTTAGAATTTAGAAGAACGAAAGGTTTCGGGTTACCCGAATGGGTTTgtaaatgatggacattggttACCCGGCCCATTGTTAGTCTTGAACCTTGGACTGATCGAGGTCCAATCCAGTCCGTCCAAACCTATCGATCCAATTCTGTAAATTCAATACCGCACAGTTTTTTAAGCAAGCTCGTCATTCTTATCGTCAGTTGCAGATACATTTAACGTCTTATGAATCTCAACTAACGGTTGGAGTACATGACCTCAAGTGAAATCTTCAAATTTTATCCTTGTTTCAATGATCACTTCTGTGTGCTGACGACGTAGGAATTATTGTACATGACTCGTTACTCAATTTCTTTAGTCTAATTAACTATATACAATTGGTTTCTATCTTTTTGGTTTTGgaaagagactttaagaaaataTATGGAATACTTTGAGCTAATGGAAGATTTGACACAAAACTGAGTGTTGTGGTGTTTTATGATTCATATAGTCGACCTCATTTAGTGGGATAaatctttgttgttgttttgtttttatcttCTTGTTTCACCTCAACCAATTATTTATAACAAATTCAAGTTTACGTATGTTGTGAATTGTTTGGATTAGTTTATAACAAATTTGTGCCAATTGGAAACTACGAAATCTCCATTTTCTTATTTGATTATTTCATATGACTTGTCACTAACCCAAAATATTTGTTGATCATTTCTTGTTCAAATTATATGATTAAAATTCCTTTAATTTCCAAGGCAAGCAAATTGCCATAGAGTCCTTCTTATAAACTAAAAATCTACTTTAATAATTATGGTAATGCATTTATTGTTTGCAGTTTTTGTGTGTGACAAAGAAACAAAGCATTTTGGTTATCATTCTCTCTAGGGTttcctattttctttttagatAAATGATAAAcagataatgaaaataaaacagCACCATATAGCAGTAGAAAACAAGCACGTCCCACAAGCAAGCTTGAATCTTGTTATCTTAACGAGAAATGCCATTACTTATAGCCTCAGCTACTCACACAACGGTCGATGCACCTTCGAAGAAGAATAATGCTATGGCAAACCCTACTTACCTTTTATCTGTCTTCCACCCGAAAGAATGGGGTGGAACTCTCAAACTAAGCCctagtttggtactgaggtaattctgaaaaaaaagtggctataaaaaaaagctgggaacttttttatgtttggtaaa encodes the following:
- the LOC126594752 gene encoding trihelix transcription factor ENAP1-like, whose translation is MDDMEDDPRYHPKSYSASHHNSSGRRKIHTRNTQYSRPVPNRYAEDDDDELDDFDEGNGREDQYNDEEDEHRHGFNRNFDAEEDFERHPKKRKVKNLESRYEFAPRVRLPNREPGFRAEEEWTEHAVFMLLEVWGDRFLQLGRKSLRSDDWNEVAYKVSEASKIERTETQCKSMLDMLKRKYKKEKEKMEEMGLNSSKWAYFKKMEMLMAASSRQETGLACGVDSGEYVFMNTRVYLERSNGFDEMRDSPGESETDDDGDENGNDDFDVFPPRMAGMRGGDGDEGSSYRVLADSIHKFGEIYEKIESSKRQQMRELEKMRKNFNKELELQKKQILERAQVEIAKIQEADDDDDETDVSVDDLSE